Within the Opitutaceae bacterium TAV5 genome, the region CGAGGCCGCCTGGACCGAGCTTTGCGAGAAGCTGGAAACCCGCCTGCGCGCGGCCGAGCTGGCCCGGCAGCAGGCCGTGGAAAAACGTCGCCGCCAGACACGCGGTCGCAGCCGTGCGCAGAAAATGCGGATGGTCGCGGCCAAACGCAGCCGGGCCCAGGTGAGGGCCTTGCGAGGACGGGTGACGCCAGGCGGCGACGGCGAGTGATCCTGCCGGCGGCGGCGTCCTCGCCGCTCCGGATACTTCGGGACCGGCCCCGGGATCCCCGGCTTCCGGCACGTATCCCGGCACCGGCCGGAGAGTTCGGGCAAAAGCCTTGACCGCCCCCGTCTTCGCGTCGTCATCGTTGGCTTTTTACAGACGAACCGGCTCGTGAACATCAACGCCATTGTCAGTCCCGAGGACAACGCAGCCGCCCCGAGCGGGCGACACGGTTGCCGCGCACGCCACGCTCACCGGGACTCCGCCGGCCCGCATCCCGCCCGCCCCGCCGGTCGCCCCCATGCATGCCACGGACGCTGTCGATTTTTCGTAACCCTTTTCCAGCGAACCCGATCCTGAACAGATGAGCGATAAAATCACCCACGAATGCGGCATTGCAATGGTACGGCTTCTCAAGCCGCTTTCCTACTACCAGCAAAAATACGGCACGCCGTTGTGGGGGTTCACCAAGCTTTTCCTGCTGATGGAAAAGCAGCATAACCGCGGTCAGGACGGCGCCGGCGTCGCCTGCGTGAAAATGGGCGTCCCCCCGGGCGACCC harbors:
- a CDS encoding peptide chain release factor 1; amino-acid sequence: MDVSGQSQIQERLDALGVLPGDVEERFVRGSGPGGQKINKTSSTVCLRHAPTGVEVRCQRERSQAANREAAWTELCEKLETRLRAAELARQQAVEKRRRQTRGRSRAQKMRMVAAKRSRAQVRALRGRVTPGGDGE